The genomic region CTTGCGGGCGGTCCACGGACATTACCGTCAGTGCCCGAAATGCAGGGAGTTCGTCAAGTGGCGTGAAGCGGTGTGTAAGTACTGCCAGACCGAGCTTCTCTGAGTTGGCCATGTTCTGGAAGAAAAAACCCGATTTCCTGAAGCTTTGGACCGAGCTCTCCCTTTTTACACGCAGGGACGTGACCCAGGGGATCCTGCTTGCCAAGTACAAGAAGGCCGCCGGCTCCCTGATGAAAAGCGACCCCGTCTCCGCGCACGCGCTATTGGGGCTGGTGGCCTGCCTGGAGCACGACCTCTCCTCCATGCATGCCGAACACAAGAAGGCGATCGAGCTTTCCGTGTCGTGCCTGTCCCTTATGTACTACGCCCTGTCCCTGGAAAAGGCCTGCCTATGGAACGAATGCGCGAAGTACACGCTGCTCGCCCTAGACCTCGCCCCCCAGGACCCTAAGCTTTTGAACGCGGCACTGCGCATTGCACCCCTGACCGGAAGGTTATCGCTTCAGAAAAGGCTTTTGGCTCAATGGCAGCAAAGCCACGAAGGGGTGCGGCACCCGGACCAGGGGCATTGCGAGATGCTGAACGAAAGCCTCGTCAAGCACGAGCTCCTGGAGCAGGACCTGAAGCTGGTCATCGCCGCCGTTGGGGACGCCCTCTGCGAGAGTGACGCGATCATCCTGAAGCACCGCTACGAGCTGATTCCCCTGGTAGACTCCTGCTGTTTCATTCATTACCGCTTCCTGCTGCCGGAGAACCTGGTCGCGACTTACTACGAGGACCTGATATCTGCGAAGCTCGACAGTGTTGCCTGCCACCCGCGCATCTTCGACGTATTTTCCTTCTCCGTCGAAAACGAGACGATGTACGAACTGTACGACTACATGGACAGGGAACTGGGGGCAAGCGCCGACACCATCAAGGTCCCTGACCCCAAGCAGATAGAACTGATCGAGGAACTGGTGGCAGGCGTGGAGGTCTGATCGATGTTGAACGAGGAATCCCACATCCGCTTTCACGCGGCTTTTCAGCAGGTTCTTGACGAACTGGTAGCCGCCGTGGCGAAGGAGCGTGAAAGGGATCCCGACAATTACCGGAAGTCGCCCCAGGCCAGGCTTTTGGCGCGCATCTACAAGACCATCAAGTCCGAGATACCCGCTCACCCCCAGCACCCGAGCTACTACCAGGGGGAGGCGCCGGGACACCTCTACCAGCAGTGGAGGCGGGCCAAGCTGGACCAGCACCATCGCCTTTTCTTCAAGTGGGACAAGGAGAGCAACGCGATCATCTACGCCTGGTTGAACAGCGAGGTGAGTCTCGTCAAATACCGCAGTCACATGGACGCCTACCGGGCCTTCCGCGTGAAGAAGTGAAGGGGCACAGCGATGTGCCGTTTCCGTTGCTGGACGTAGGGGCGGATAGTTGATTCCATCCCTCTCAGACAGGGAGAGGTGTACGATTAGCGGTGACTTGGCTTGTCTCCCCCCGCCCGCAGGGAGAGGGGTGGGGTGTGGGATGTAGTTCGTTGCCGGTGGCTCAGGTGTTGCGGATGGCTATCGCGGCGCAGTAGCCGGATGGGACGGGGAGATCGTGCAAGCGCCACCGGTCGACGTCATCCGGCGTGATGCGGTGCGCCAGGAGCGCGGGTTTTTCCCCTGGAAGCAAAGAGACGTCGAAGCAGGTGGAGGGTTGCGAAAAGCCGGCGCCGATTCCCTTGAGATAAGCTTCCTTGCGGGTCCAGCAGCGGTAAAAAGCGGGGAGTTGCTCCTCCCAGGGGAGGCTGAACAGTTCCTGCTGTTCGCGGGGAGAGAAGTAGCGCCGGGCCATGGGTGCGAAGTCGAGATCCAGCCTGAGCTCCTCCAGGTCCACCCCCACCTCGCCGCCGAAGACGACTCCAACCAGAAGCTGCGTGCCGGAATGGGAGGCGTTGAACCCTATGGAACCGGTTGTTGAGGCTTGCTGCAGCGACGGTTTGCCGTATTCCCCGTAACAGAAGCTGATCTCCCGCGCTTTCTCCCCGGTAACACCCCCCAGCAGCCCTCGCAATATCCCGCGCCCCACCAGGAAGCGCTCCCTCTTCACCGGATCCAGGAGGCGATCGCCTCGCAGCAGCTCGTCGGGAGAGAGGCTGGTGTAAAGCCGCTCCCTTTCCACTTCGGTTTGTTCCAGCGAAGCCAGCTCGAAGAAAGCTCCTTCCTCCCCCGGAACCGCTATCAACGCCCTTGCCCCAGGGATTCTTGCAGCAGCTTAAGCCCTTCCTCGATGGATACGCGGGGATGGTAGCCGAGGTCGGCGCGCGCAGCCGAGATGTCGAACCAGTGCGC from Citrifermentans bremense harbors:
- a CDS encoding 4'-phosphopantetheinyl transferase family protein encodes the protein MIAVPGEEGAFFELASLEQTEVERERLYTSLSPDELLRGDRLLDPVKRERFLVGRGILRGLLGGVTGEKAREISFCYGEYGKPSLQQASTTGSIGFNASHSGTQLLVGVVFGGEVGVDLEELRLDLDFAPMARRYFSPREQQELFSLPWEEQLPAFYRCWTRKEAYLKGIGAGFSQPSTCFDVSLLPGEKPALLAHRITPDDVDRWRLHDLPVPSGYCAAIAIRNT
- a CDS encoding type II toxin-antitoxin system YhaV family toxin, with product MLNEESHIRFHAAFQQVLDELVAAVAKERERDPDNYRKSPQARLLARIYKTIKSEIPAHPQHPSYYQGEAPGHLYQQWRRAKLDQHHRLFFKWDKESNAIIYAWLNSEVSLVKYRSHMDAYRAFRVKK